One Equus quagga isolate Etosha38 chromosome 5, UCLA_HA_Equagga_1.0, whole genome shotgun sequence genomic window carries:
- the PFN4 gene encoding profilin-4 isoform X3: MSHLHNLLLDTLLGTKHVDSAALIKIQERSLTVASPGFSVMPCDVRTLVNGFAKNPLQARREGLYFREKDYKCVRADDHSLYAKNENTGVVVVKTHVYLLVATYIEGMYPSVCVEATEKLGPSFDKS; this comes from the exons ATGAGCCATTTGCACAACTTACTGTTAGATACCCTCCTGGGAACGAAGCATGTGGACAGTGCAGCTCTCATCAAAATCCAGGAGCGGAGCCTGACTGTAGCATCACCAGGATTTAGT GTAATGCCCTGTGATGTCCGAACACTTGTGAATGGATTCGCCAAGAACCCCTTGCAAGCCAGAAGAGAAGGGTTGTATTTCAGGGAAAAAGACTACAAATGTGTCCGGGCAGATGACCATTCTCTTTACGCTAAGAAT GAAAACACTGGTGTGGTGGTTGTGAAGACTCATGTGTATCTTCTGGTGGCAACATACATTGAGGGCATGTATCCTAGTGTTTGTGTGGAAGCCACAGAGAAGCTGG GACCCTCATTTGACAAGTCTTGA
- the PFN4 gene encoding profilin-4 isoform X1 produces MSHLHNLLLDTLLGTKHVDSAALIKIQERSLTVASPGFSVMPCDVRTLVNGFAKNPLQARREGLYFREKDYKCVRADDHSLYAKNENTGVVVVKTHVYLLVATYIEGMYPSVCVEATEKLGKFVSQCLSLLLW; encoded by the exons ATGAGCCATTTGCACAACTTACTGTTAGATACCCTCCTGGGAACGAAGCATGTGGACAGTGCAGCTCTCATCAAAATCCAGGAGCGGAGCCTGACTGTAGCATCACCAGGATTTAGT GTAATGCCCTGTGATGTCCGAACACTTGTGAATGGATTCGCCAAGAACCCCTTGCAAGCCAGAAGAGAAGGGTTGTATTTCAGGGAAAAAGACTACAAATGTGTCCGGGCAGATGACCATTCTCTTTACGCTAAGAAT GAAAACACTGGTGTGGTGGTTGTGAAGACTCATGTGTATCTTCTGGTGGCAACATACATTGAGGGCATGTATCCTAGTGTTTGTGTGGAAGCCACAGAGAAGCTGGGTAAGTTTGTCTCCCAATGCCTGTCTTTGCTTCTATGGTAG
- the PFN4 gene encoding profilin-4 isoform X2: MSHLHNLLLDTLLGTKHVDSAALIKIQERSLTVASPGFSVMPCDVRTLVNGFAKNPLQARREGLYFREKDYKCVRADDHSLYAKNENTGVVVVKTHVYLLVATYIEGMYPSVCVEATEKLGEYLRKKGN, translated from the exons ATGAGCCATTTGCACAACTTACTGTTAGATACCCTCCTGGGAACGAAGCATGTGGACAGTGCAGCTCTCATCAAAATCCAGGAGCGGAGCCTGACTGTAGCATCACCAGGATTTAGT GTAATGCCCTGTGATGTCCGAACACTTGTGAATGGATTCGCCAAGAACCCCTTGCAAGCCAGAAGAGAAGGGTTGTATTTCAGGGAAAAAGACTACAAATGTGTCCGGGCAGATGACCATTCTCTTTACGCTAAGAAT GAAAACACTGGTGTGGTGGTTGTGAAGACTCATGTGTATCTTCTGGTGGCAACATACATTGAGGGCATGTATCCTAGTGTTTGTGTGGAAGCCACAGAGAAGCTGG gagaatatctaagaaaaaaaggaaattaa